Proteins encoded together in one Urocitellus parryii isolate mUroPar1 chromosome 3, mUroPar1.hap1, whole genome shotgun sequence window:
- the LOC113183550 gene encoding vomeronasal type-1 receptor 3-like: MASKDLAIGIIFLFQTTVGFLGNIFFLSHYSVLYFTRCRVRPTDLILKHLTMANSLVLLSKGVPQTMAAFGSKHFFSDIGCKLVFYVHRVGRGVCIGSTCLLSIFQAIMISPMTSRWAELQLQIPQYIGFSNILCWILNMLVNSFIPVFVTGNSNNKNKTKKKELGFCSAIVNNHITGSLVTALWLAYDVLCVGFMIWASSSMVFILYRHKQRVKHIHSTKHSLRSSPETTVTQRILVLVSTFVSFYTLSSLLLIFLSLYDDANEWLANISALIPACFPTVSPFILMSNDLKISGFHSFCCGRNRAG; the protein is encoded by the coding sequence ATGGCTTCCAAGGATTTGGCAATAGGAATAATCTTCTTATTCCAGACCACAGTGGGATTTTTAGgaaatatcttctttctttcccattataGTGTCCTTTATTTTACCAGGTGCCGAGTAAGGCCCACAGACTTGATTCTCAAGCACCTGACCATGGCCAACTCCTTAGTCCTGCTGTCTAAAGGAGTCCCACAGACAATGGCTGCTTTTGGATCGAAACATTTCTTCAGTGATATTGGATGCAAACTTGTGTTCTATGTTCACAGAGTGGGCAGGGGTGTGTGCATTGGCAGCACCTGCCTCTTAAGCATCTTCCAGGCCATCATGATCAGCCCTATGACCTCCAGGTGGGCAGAGCTTCAACTACAAATTCCCCAATACATTGGGTTCTCCAACATCCTGTGCTGGATCCTGAACATGTTGGTGAATAGTTTTATCCCTGTCTTTGTGACTGGAAactcaaacaataaaaacaaaacaaagaaaaaggaattggGATTCTGTTCTGCAATAGTCAATAACCACATAACAGGATCCCTAGTGACAGCACTATGGCTAGCCTATGATGTTTTGTGTGTGGGATTCATGATCTGGGCCAGCAGCTCCATGGTTTTCATCTTATATAGGCACAAGCAGCGGGTCAAACACATTCACAGTACCAAACACTCCCTCAGATCCTCCCCTGAGACCACAGTCACCCAAAGGATCCTTGTCCTAGTGAGCACCTTTGTATCATTTTACACCCTCTCATCCCTGCTTTTAATCTTTTTGTCTCTTTATGATGATGCCAATGAATGGCTAGCAAACATCTCTGCACTAATCCCTGCTTGTTTCCCTACAGTCAGCCCCTTTATTCTCATGAGCAATGACCTCAAAATATCTGGGTTCCACTCATTCTGTTGTGGAAGGAATAGAGCAGGCTAA